TACCTAAAATCTAATCACTTTAGGTTCATCAGTAAACGAATAAAATGTAGCGACTGCATTTTTAAGATAAAAAACCACAGTATTTTCATCTTCGGCAGAATACATATTTTTAAGTTGTGGATAATTATCGAGAAGACTTTTTTTAGCTTCTATCCTGTCATCTTCAACTAAAGTAGTTTCAATACGAAGCCATTCTCCCTCATAAACAGCACATATTTCTACTTTTGGATTTATATCGATTTGTTTTTTAACATTTTTCGC
The DNA window shown above is from Anaerofustis stercorihominis DSM 17244 and carries:
- a CDS encoding pyridoxamine 5'-phosphate oxidase family protein, with protein sequence MKKVYDFLKKCETYYLATVEGDQPRVRPFGTVNIFEDKLYIQTGKAKNVKKQIDINPKVEICAVYEGEWLRIETTLVEDDRIEAKKSLLDNYPQLKNMYSAEDENTVVFYLKNAVATFYSFTDEPKVIRF